From a single uncultured Desulfovibrio sp. genomic region:
- a CDS encoding methyl-accepting chemotaxis protein, whose amino-acid sequence MKLVTKISCGMGMLGVLMALLAGYMLWQMSELNNITSVLAHRNVPVSELAGEINTDTAEYRIMEFRYIIEKDAQKASAIKRKLDEVRKTFDREVKEIGDLCISGNAKKCVINIERDLKKYLDTSNEVLLLRQNGRVDEALTLLTGQSHADYEALSDSIDVLVKVSHDNANARGLKGDSLYATSNAMGIGLTIFAIVLAAASAILIARETNRQLGRDPGELLGVAQRVVDGDFNVDDGHARIGVYGSIIAMVEALKGHIEKARSESENAREQSRQAHEAMESANAAKDEAQQKTEAMVRASGKLEKVVQIVSSASTQLSAQIEQAGKGAGHAAQRLAEAATAMNQMNATVQEVARNAGQASMASTDTKDKAEAGADIVQKSLVSIGQVQTVSQELKQDMLQLNTHAQAISQIMGVISDIADQTNLLALNAAIEAARAGDAGRGFAVVADEVRKLAEKTMASTHDVGNAINAIQESTSKSMASTDNALEQVNQATGYASQSGQALNEILETVLGMADQVNAIATASEEQSAASDEINLSIEHVNEMAKQTATAMAEAASAVAELARQSQDLGLLITEMRQG is encoded by the coding sequence ATGAAGCTTGTAACAAAAATTTCTTGCGGGATGGGGATGCTGGGTGTTTTGATGGCTTTATTAGCCGGATATATGCTTTGGCAAATGTCAGAACTCAACAACATCACCTCTGTCCTGGCGCATCGCAATGTGCCTGTGTCGGAGCTTGCTGGCGAAATCAATACTGACACTGCAGAATACAGAATAATGGAATTCCGTTACATCATTGAAAAAGACGCGCAAAAGGCTTCTGCAATCAAAAGAAAACTTGATGAAGTGCGAAAGACATTTGATCGGGAAGTTAAAGAAATTGGTGATCTCTGTATTTCGGGCAATGCCAAGAAATGTGTAATCAATATTGAGCGAGACCTGAAAAAATATTTGGACACCTCCAACGAAGTGTTGCTCCTGCGGCAGAACGGCAGGGTAGATGAAGCCCTGACTCTGCTCACGGGCCAATCGCATGCGGATTACGAAGCCCTTAGCGACTCAATTGACGTTCTGGTGAAGGTTTCACATGACAATGCCAATGCCCGTGGCCTTAAAGGGGACAGCCTGTATGCCACAAGCAATGCCATGGGCATTGGCCTGACCATTTTTGCCATTGTGCTTGCTGCTGCATCCGCCATTCTTATTGCGCGCGAAACAAACCGGCAGCTTGGCAGAGACCCCGGGGAGTTGCTGGGGGTCGCGCAACGCGTGGTGGATGGGGATTTTAATGTTGACGATGGCCATGCCAGGATTGGCGTGTATGGATCAATTATCGCCATGGTAGAGGCCTTGAAAGGTCATATCGAAAAAGCCCGGAGCGAGTCAGAAAACGCCAGGGAGCAATCGCGTCAGGCGCACGAAGCCATGGAAAGCGCCAATGCGGCCAAGGATGAGGCGCAGCAGAAAACGGAAGCAATGGTGCGTGCCTCAGGCAAGCTTGAAAAGGTCGTGCAGATTGTCAGCTCTGCTTCCACGCAGCTTTCTGCCCAGATTGAACAGGCTGGCAAGGGGGCCGGGCATGCTGCGCAAAGACTTGCGGAAGCGGCCACGGCCATGAACCAGATGAACGCCACAGTGCAGGAGGTGGCCCGCAATGCCGGTCAGGCATCTATGGCATCCACCGATACAAAAGACAAAGCTGAAGCCGGGGCCGACATTGTGCAAAAATCGCTTGTCAGCATCGGCCAGGTGCAGACCGTGTCGCAAGAACTCAAGCAGGATATGCTGCAACTGAACACTCACGCCCAGGCCATCAGCCAGATTATGGGTGTCATTTCAGATATTGCGGATCAGACCAATCTTCTGGCGCTCAACGCAGCCATCGAAGCCGCCCGCGCAGGTGATGCCGGGCGTGGATTTGCCGTGGTCGCCGACGAAGTGCGCAAGCTGGCAGAAAAAACCATGGCCTCAACCCATGATGTGGGCAATGCCATAAATGCCATACAGGAGAGCACTTCAAAGAGCATGGCCTCAACGGATAATGCGCTTGAGCAGGTTAATCAGGCAACGGGATACGCCAGTCAGTCCGGGCAGGCTCTTAATGAAATACTGGAAACTGTTCTGGGTATGGCAGATCAGGTCAATGCCATTGCCACTGCCAGCGAGGAGCAGTCTGCCGCCAGTGACGAAATCAACCTGTCGATCGAGCACGTGAACGAAATGGCCAAACAGACCGCAACCGCCATGGCCGAGGCCGCAAGTGCAGTGGCAGAGCTGGCGCGTCAGTCGCAGGATCTTGGGCTGCTGATCACTGAAATGCGTCAGGGATAG
- a CDS encoding methyl-accepting chemotaxis protein, with product MSAKNKILLSVVAFFSLVIIAMAYSSYRSFCGSSYDSEMEQLDTMSQAVGKAVSEKMDVYFNVLELSSRMLTNPVGASPDELYEYKRNILKQLLKQVNLVEAYYAFDSGETHNDKGAIKNFNAKSLGREWFVRMFNGEKRVVTTPYTSSIGATVMAVGVPLIDNGKMAGTLCINLGLTDITNFTNHVLEFDNIFLTRADGYIMANRDDKRIGKSLWEVIPDMKKYSGLQQNGRIQFTSRDRVFEGSLYIIPGLGWKVWTYKPLEEIQRDSTANLHSSAITAIVALVLSALMVHFLVSMLIFKPLGKGVVFAAAVAEGNLDETLDIKSKDEVGTLADALRNMVARLKDMIRTTEEKERHALSEAERAQKAVAEAEEARKEAELATQRGILQAASQIEGVVARIASSTEELAAQSEQISNAAEIQRQRMTDTSAGMEQMSASIVEVARNSGQAASNAVKTQQEAGQGATLVRQVIDSVNHVHEQTQTMKVDLTALGKQADSIGAIMDVINDIADQTNLLALNAAIEAARAGEAGRGFAVVADEVRKLAEKTIGATKQVGENISGMQTAARQSISSMDKASFVVEETTSLSHKSGEVLDVILVLAKENADQAQSIATAAEEQSSASEEISRSLDEVSRLTTDTTRGQAESATAIQQLAEMAGDLSSIVDKLKKS from the coding sequence ATGAGTGCAAAAAATAAAATCCTCCTAAGCGTAGTCGCATTCTTTTCGCTGGTCATCATTGCGATGGCCTACAGCTCGTACCGGAGTTTCTGTGGCTCGTCATACGACTCTGAAATGGAGCAGCTGGACACCATGTCCCAGGCGGTGGGCAAGGCTGTTTCGGAAAAGATGGACGTGTATTTCAATGTGCTTGAGCTGAGCTCGCGCATGCTGACGAATCCTGTGGGTGCTTCCCCGGATGAACTTTATGAATATAAACGCAATATTTTGAAACAATTGCTTAAGCAGGTAAACCTTGTTGAAGCCTATTATGCTTTTGACAGCGGCGAAACGCATAATGATAAGGGCGCGATCAAAAATTTCAACGCCAAGAGCCTTGGCCGCGAGTGGTTTGTGCGCATGTTTAATGGCGAAAAGCGGGTTGTAACAACCCCTTATACCTCGTCTATCGGCGCAACGGTTATGGCTGTGGGCGTACCTTTGATAGATAACGGCAAGATGGCGGGCACGCTCTGCATCAACCTTGGCCTGACGGACATAACCAATTTTACCAATCATGTTCTTGAGTTTGACAACATTTTTCTGACGCGGGCCGATGGCTACATCATGGCCAATCGGGATGACAAGCGCATTGGCAAAAGCCTGTGGGAAGTTATCCCGGATATGAAAAAATATAGCGGGTTGCAGCAGAACGGCCGCATCCAGTTCACCAGCCGAGACAGGGTGTTTGAGGGGAGCCTGTATATTATTCCGGGGCTTGGCTGGAAAGTGTGGACGTACAAGCCGCTTGAGGAAATTCAGCGTGACTCCACCGCCAATCTGCACTCCAGTGCCATAACCGCAATTGTTGCCCTGGTGCTGTCTGCCCTGATGGTGCATTTTCTGGTGTCCATGCTGATCTTCAAGCCGCTGGGCAAGGGCGTTGTTTTTGCCGCAGCGGTTGCCGAGGGTAATCTTGATGAAACCCTTGATATCAAGAGCAAGGACGAAGTGGGGACACTTGCCGATGCCCTGCGCAACATGGTTGCGCGTCTGAAAGACATGATCCGTACGACAGAAGAAAAGGAGCGGCACGCCCTCTCCGAAGCCGAGCGCGCGCAAAAAGCGGTTGCCGAGGCGGAGGAAGCCCGCAAAGAAGCGGAACTGGCCACCCAGCGCGGTATTTTGCAGGCTGCCAGCCAGATTGAAGGCGTTGTTGCGCGCATTGCCTCCAGCACGGAAGAGCTGGCGGCTCAGTCTGAGCAGATATCCAATGCTGCGGAAATCCAGCGGCAACGCATGACAGACACCTCTGCCGGCATGGAGCAGATGTCCGCCTCCATTGTTGAGGTGGCGCGCAATTCTGGGCAGGCTGCTTCCAATGCTGTCAAAACGCAGCAGGAGGCAGGGCAGGGCGCCACTCTTGTCCGGCAGGTCATTGATTCGGTTAACCATGTGCATGAGCAGACGCAGACCATGAAGGTTGATCTGACGGCCCTAGGCAAACAGGCTGACAGCATCGGCGCGATCATGGACGTCATTAACGATATCGCTGACCAGACCAACCTGTTGGCGCTCAATGCCGCCATTGAGGCGGCGCGGGCTGGCGAGGCTGGCCGTGGTTTTGCCGTGGTGGCGGATGAAGTGCGCAAGCTGGCTGAAAAGACCATAGGCGCCACCAAGCAGGTGGGCGAAAATATCTCCGGTATGCAAACCGCCGCCAGGCAGAGCATCTCTTCCATGGACAAGGCCAGCTTCGTGGTGGAGGAAACAACATCCCTGTCGCACAAATCCGGCGAAGTTTTGGATGTCATTCTGGTGCTTGCCAAAGAAAATGCCGATCAGGCGCAATCCATAGCAACAGCGGCAGAAGAACAGTCTTCCGCTTCGGAAGAAATCAGCCGCAGCCTTGATGAAGTTTCCCGTCTGACCACAGACACCACACGTGGGCAGGCTGAATCAGCAACAGCTATTCAGCAACTCGCTGAAATGGCTGGCGACCTCAGCAGCATCGTGGATAAGCTGAAAAAATCGTAA
- a CDS encoding YqaA family protein, whose translation MSVSVLWGLFISAFVAASIFPAQSELFLAGALAKDYAPLWAMIAAASIGNTLGSATNWLLGRFFIHYQDRSWFPIKRSSLARAEAWYGKYGRWSLLLSWMPIVGDPITLVAGILREPFPSFIAIVAVAKTARYIVVALITLQFT comes from the coding sequence ATGAGTGTGAGTGTACTTTGGGGATTATTTATTTCTGCATTTGTGGCAGCATCGATCTTTCCGGCGCAGTCAGAGCTTTTTCTGGCAGGAGCACTGGCAAAAGACTACGCGCCACTGTGGGCAATGATCGCCGCCGCCAGCATTGGCAACACACTGGGGTCTGCCACCAACTGGCTGCTCGGGCGGTTCTTCATCCATTATCAGGATCGCTCGTGGTTTCCCATAAAACGCAGCAGCCTTGCTAGGGCCGAAGCGTGGTATGGCAAATACGGGCGCTGGTCGCTGCTTCTGAGCTGGATGCCCATTGTGGGCGACCCCATTACTCTTGTAGCGGGGATTCTTCGCGAGCCATTCCCCTCATTCATCGCCATTGTCGCTGTGGCAAAAACGGCCCGCTATATCGTGGTTGCCCTGATCACCTTGCAATTCACCTGA
- a CDS encoding folylpolyglutamate synthase/dihydrofolate synthase family protein, with protein sequence MSNTFSTPADIQRHLDSLGLFHMDMGLGRMRRALAALDLTRPPFVVAQVLGTNGKGSTSSFLASLALAHGCRVGLYTSPHFVSPTERIRIGGPNDAACAPWSADDWVEPANQVMAAAPDLTYFEFLTVLALLGFARKGVELAVLEAGLGGKHDATTAVAADLMCYAPIALDHKDILGPTLADIASDKAAAIRSAAPVCSVAQFPEAAKILESAARSHNAPFIRACPVAADTCLGLSGPHQRANAGLALTAWRELAPMLGKSADDTPAQAQGLAQAFMPGRLQRVPGTDQYPPLLLDGAHNPHGMAALIKALRAEGLQPAGAVFSCLADKDWLPAAQMLKHYLGEAPMFVVTLGNHRAAAAQDIAAACNALPPATAQALPEGPQGLAKALELARALPAATEARPVLMTGSLYLLSEFFTQQPQWLLQPQLQ encoded by the coding sequence ATGAGCAACACGTTCAGCACTCCCGCAGATATCCAGCGCCATCTGGACAGCCTGGGGCTTTTTCATATGGATATGGGCCTGGGCCGCATGCGCCGGGCTTTGGCCGCCCTTGACCTGACTCGCCCACCCTTTGTGGTGGCTCAGGTGCTCGGCACCAACGGCAAGGGATCAACATCGTCCTTTCTTGCTTCCCTTGCTCTTGCTCACGGCTGCCGGGTAGGCCTCTACACCTCGCCGCACTTTGTCAGCCCCACTGAGCGCATCCGCATTGGCGGGCCCAATGACGCCGCCTGCGCCCCATGGTCTGCGGATGATTGGGTTGAACCAGCCAATCAGGTCATGGCCGCCGCGCCCGATCTGACCTATTTTGAATTTCTTACGGTGCTGGCCCTGCTGGGTTTTGCCCGCAAGGGCGTGGAGCTGGCCGTGCTTGAAGCTGGCCTTGGCGGCAAACACGACGCCACAACCGCCGTTGCCGCCGACCTCATGTGCTATGCGCCCATTGCCCTTGACCACAAGGACATCCTTGGCCCCACCCTTGCCGACATTGCGTCAGACAAGGCCGCAGCCATACGCAGCGCCGCGCCCGTATGCAGTGTTGCGCAGTTTCCCGAAGCCGCAAAAATTCTTGAAAGCGCGGCCCGCAGCCATAACGCACCCTTCATCAGGGCTTGCCCGGTTGCCGCCGATACCTGCCTTGGGCTCAGCGGCCCTCACCAGCGCGCCAACGCAGGTCTGGCCCTCACGGCATGGCGCGAGCTTGCCCCCATGCTGGGCAAAAGTGCGGACGACACCCCGGCGCAGGCTCAAGGGCTGGCGCAAGCCTTTATGCCGGGCCGCTTGCAGCGGGTGCCGGGTACAGATCAGTATCCACCGCTGCTGCTTGACGGCGCCCACAATCCGCACGGCATGGCCGCGCTGATCAAGGCCCTGCGCGCCGAAGGTCTGCAACCCGCCGGAGCGGTGTTTTCCTGCCTTGCAGACAAAGACTGGCTGCCTGCCGCCCAGATGCTCAAGCACTATCTGGGCGAAGCCCCCATGTTTGTGGTTACGTTAGGCAACCACCGGGCCGCAGCGGCGCAAGACATAGCCGCCGCCTGCAATGCCCTGCCCCCGGCCACGGCGCAGGCCTTGCCCGAAGGCCCTCAAGGCTTGGCAAAGGCGCTTGAACTGGCGCGCGCCCTGCCCGCCGCCACTGAAGCCCGCCCGGTGCTCATGACGGGTTCGCTGTACCTGCTTTCGGAATTTTTTACGCAGCAACCCCAATGGCTGCTGCAACCGCAGCTTCAGTAG
- the selA gene encoding L-seryl-tRNA(Sec) selenium transferase, which produces MQNLFRAIPAVDASIAALHRADAALGDSQQTPRALLRDLVAAYWDIRRDDVRAGRCTTPEDLHIERQLPGLLAFVQRGLRPRFRSALNATGVVVHTNMGRSVLAEEAREAVLRAATGYCNLELNLATGGRGSRHALVEELICRVTGAEAALVVNNNAAAVLLVLDTFCKGGEVIVSRGELVEIGGSFRIPEVMEKSGATLREVGATNRTHLHDYRAAINENTRALMRVHTSNYRIVGFHAAVALPELAELAREHNLPLIEDLGSGSLMDFSSCGLPNEPTVPEVLSQGADIATFSGDKVLGGPQAGIITGRKSMVEKLKSNPLTRALRCDKLCLSALEATLRLYLDPEKARKSVPTLRMITCPPDELAKAARNLANRLRKGLNADSTLCEVGLREDVSRVGGGAFPQYDLPTTLVRIRPTACSPTALKAALLETVPPLIGRLEDDAFCLDPRTLDVKEYPEVLRVLRQALNAANPQQA; this is translated from the coding sequence ATGCAAAATCTTTTTCGCGCCATTCCCGCCGTAGACGCCAGCATTGCCGCGCTGCACCGCGCGGATGCCGCACTGGGCGACAGCCAGCAAACACCGCGCGCTTTGCTGCGCGATCTTGTGGCCGCATATTGGGATATTCGGCGGGATGACGTCCGCGCCGGACGCTGCACCACCCCCGAAGACCTGCACATTGAACGCCAGTTGCCAGGCCTGCTGGCCTTTGTGCAGCGCGGGCTGCGCCCCCGTTTCCGGTCAGCGCTCAACGCCACGGGCGTTGTGGTGCATACCAACATGGGGCGCTCCGTACTGGCCGAAGAAGCCCGAGAGGCAGTGCTGCGGGCAGCTACCGGCTACTGCAATCTGGAACTGAATCTCGCCACAGGTGGCCGGGGTAGCCGTCACGCACTGGTGGAAGAACTCATTTGCCGCGTCACCGGGGCCGAAGCGGCCCTTGTGGTCAACAACAATGCCGCCGCCGTGCTGCTGGTGCTCGACACCTTCTGCAAAGGCGGCGAAGTTATTGTTTCACGCGGCGAGCTGGTGGAGATAGGCGGCAGCTTCCGCATTCCTGAAGTAATGGAAAAAAGCGGGGCCACCCTGCGCGAGGTGGGGGCCACCAACCGCACCCACCTGCACGATTACCGCGCCGCCATCAACGAAAACACCCGCGCTCTCATGCGCGTGCACACGTCCAACTACCGGATTGTAGGCTTTCATGCCGCCGTGGCCCTGCCCGAGCTGGCGGAACTGGCGCGCGAGCACAACCTGCCGCTCATTGAAGACCTCGGCAGCGGCAGTCTTATGGATTTTTCTTCCTGCGGCCTTCCCAACGAACCCACCGTGCCGGAAGTGCTCTCGCAGGGCGCGGATATCGCAACTTTTTCGGGCGACAAAGTGCTTGGCGGCCCTCAGGCCGGCATCATCACCGGGCGCAAGAGCATGGTGGAAAAGCTCAAAAGCAATCCGCTCACGCGGGCGCTACGCTGCGACAAGCTGTGCCTCTCCGCCCTTGAGGCAACCCTGCGCCTGTACCTTGACCCGGAAAAAGCCCGCAAGAGCGTGCCAACCCTGCGCATGATAACCTGCCCACCCGATGAACTGGCCAAGGCTGCCCGCAATCTGGCAAACCGCCTGCGCAAGGGGCTTAATGCAGACAGCACCCTGTGCGAGGTAGGCTTGCGGGAGGATGTGTCGCGCGTGGGCGGCGGCGCGTTTCCGCAGTACGACCTGCCCACGACCCTGGTGCGGATCAGGCCCACGGCATGCAGCCCCACGGCCCTCAAGGCTGCCCTGCTTGAAACGGTTCCCCCGCTCATAGGGCGGCTGGAAGACGACGCCTTCTGCCTTGACCCGCGCACACTTGATGTCAAAGAATACCCCGAGGTACTGCGCGTCCTGCGTCAGGCGCTGAACGCTGCAAACCCTCAACAGGCATAA
- a CDS encoding aminopeptidase, with amino-acid sequence MEKNLAYKPKSIWDNADAKTRKDMEALTQRYIDFITHCKTERETVEYVRQRLAEHGYAEDFSGDRVMRSLRGKAIFAARKGALPLSKGLSLLAAHADTPRLDFKQRPLIEQPGVAQAKTHYYGGIRKYQWLARPLALHGVIVRENGETLTVTIGEKPGEPVFCIADLLPHLAQKQVTQPVSEAFEAEKLNIILAHSTPKAGKSSKDDAPKDPIKTQLLELLHKKYGICEEDLITAELQAVPAGPARFVGFDKAMIGGYGQDDRICVFTALEALLEAEATGHSMAVIFWDKEEIGSDGASGAASRFMQYCVEDLTRAWEKDVQPSHVLLETRALSADVSAALDPDYQDVHEKQNAALLGYGPVFSKFTGSRGKYGASEADAEFFGALRGLFNGKGIAWQSAELGKVDLGGGGTVALFLAAYGMQVIDLGPAILSMHSPFELASSADLFATKQAFRAFLEAQL; translated from the coding sequence ATGGAAAAGAATCTTGCCTACAAGCCCAAAAGCATCTGGGACAACGCCGACGCCAAAACCCGCAAGGACATGGAAGCCCTGACCCAGCGCTATATCGACTTTATCACCCACTGCAAGACCGAGCGCGAAACAGTGGAATACGTGCGCCAGCGCCTTGCCGAGCATGGTTACGCGGAAGATTTCAGCGGCGACCGCGTTATGCGGTCCCTGCGGGGCAAGGCCATTTTTGCGGCCCGCAAGGGTGCACTGCCCCTGAGCAAGGGGCTTTCGCTGCTGGCCGCCCACGCCGATACCCCGCGCCTTGATTTCAAGCAGCGCCCGCTCATCGAGCAGCCCGGCGTTGCTCAGGCCAAGACCCACTACTATGGCGGTATCCGCAAATATCAGTGGCTGGCGCGCCCCCTGGCCCTGCACGGCGTTATCGTGCGTGAAAACGGCGAAACCCTCACGGTGACCATTGGCGAAAAGCCCGGCGAGCCTGTGTTCTGCATTGCCGACCTTTTGCCCCATCTTGCCCAGAAGCAGGTTACCCAGCCGGTCAGCGAAGCTTTTGAGGCCGAAAAACTCAATATCATTCTGGCCCACAGCACACCCAAGGCTGGCAAATCCAGCAAGGACGATGCGCCCAAAGACCCCATCAAAACCCAGCTGCTTGAACTGCTGCACAAAAAATACGGCATTTGCGAAGAAGACCTCATCACTGCCGAACTTCAGGCTGTGCCCGCTGGCCCGGCCCGCTTTGTGGGCTTTGACAAGGCCATGATCGGCGGCTACGGGCAGGACGACCGCATCTGCGTGTTTACCGCGCTAGAGGCCCTGCTTGAGGCCGAAGCCACAGGCCACAGCATGGCTGTTATTTTCTGGGACAAAGAGGAAATTGGCTCGGACGGCGCATCTGGCGCGGCCTCGCGCTTTATGCAGTATTGCGTGGAAGACCTCACCCGCGCGTGGGAAAAGGACGTTCAACCCTCGCATGTGCTGCTTGAAACCCGTGCCCTTTCTGCCGATGTTTCCGCAGCGCTGGATCCCGATTATCAGGATGTGCACGAAAAACAGAACGCCGCCCTGCTGGGCTACGGCCCGGTATTTTCCAAGTTCACCGGTTCGCGCGGCAAGTACGGTGCAAGCGAGGCCGACGCCGAATTTTTCGGCGCGTTGCGCGGGCTTTTCAACGGCAAGGGCATCGCATGGCAGAGTGCGGAGCTTGGCAAGGTCGACCTTGGCGGCGGCGGCACCGTGGCCCTGTTCCTTGCAGCCTATGGCATGCAGGTTATTGACCTTGGCCCTGCCATCCTGTCCATGCACAGCCCCTTTGAACTGGCAAGCAGCGCTGACCTCTTCGCCACCAAGCAGGCCTTCCGCGCATTTCTGGAAGCCCAGCTATAG
- a CDS encoding DNA alkylation repair protein, translating to MTISSTRLAQLNSGQDASKNLAEGLAVDFAALMAAALPQADAALLGEMRAAASLGISKRMLLAGELVHRAVGAQGLARLAAHRSDTVRGWICYALTHEHALHSPAEPLENLLEAVRPFADDAHFGVREWVWMAVRPHLAKQPEHSIRHLAGWTADPSERVRRFASESTRPRGVWCAHLTILKENPALGLPVLEPLRADPSTYVQDSVGNWLNDAAKSQPQWVSALCDAWLAQNPGKATARICKRALRSLHKK from the coding sequence ATGACCATTTCTTCCACGCGTCTGGCCCAGCTCAACAGCGGGCAGGATGCTTCAAAAAATCTGGCAGAGGGCTTGGCGGTGGATTTTGCCGCCCTGATGGCTGCGGCTTTGCCGCAGGCTGATGCCGCATTGCTGGGCGAAATGCGCGCTGCCGCATCCCTTGGGATTTCAAAGCGCATGCTGTTGGCTGGCGAGCTGGTACACCGGGCCGTGGGCGCGCAGGGATTGGCAAGGCTTGCCGCGCACAGGTCGGATACTGTTCGGGGCTGGATATGCTATGCTCTAACGCACGAGCATGCCCTGCATTCTCCAGCGGAGCCGCTGGAAAATCTGCTGGAAGCCGTGCGTCCCTTCGCGGATGATGCACATTTTGGCGTGCGCGAATGGGTATGGATGGCTGTGCGGCCTCATCTGGCAAAGCAGCCGGAACACTCCATACGCCACCTTGCAGGCTGGACCGCCGACCCCTCGGAAAGGGTGCGCCGTTTTGCCAGCGAAAGCACCCGCCCGCGCGGCGTGTGGTGCGCCCACCTGACTATCCTCAAGGAGAATCCGGCGCTTGGCTTGCCTGTTCTTGAACCCTTGCGGGCCGACCCCTCCACCTATGTGCAGGACAGCGTGGGTAACTGGCTCAATGATGCCGCCAAATCTCAGCCGCAGTGGGTGAGCGCGCTCTGTGACGCGTGGCTCGCGCAAAATCCGGGCAAGGCGACCGCGCGCATCTGCAAAAGAGCGCTGCGCAGTCTGCATAAAAAATAG
- a CDS encoding helix-turn-helix domain-containing protein → MAIMDRIKNVTQCRTQQELAQFFDVSQSCISDSKKRLAIPSKWLLSLLKKKGINPEWVQKGVGPKFLLPYDEDRGAVCSIYARTPDKCPLQHIVSDIGKLVTRAEGMGRSA, encoded by the coding sequence ATGGCCATTATGGATCGTATCAAGAATGTCACCCAATGCAGAACCCAACAGGAACTTGCGCAGTTTTTTGATGTTTCTCAATCCTGCATTTCTGATTCCAAAAAGCGGCTGGCCATCCCTTCCAAGTGGCTACTCAGCTTGCTGAAGAAAAAGGGCATCAATCCTGAATGGGTTCAGAAAGGTGTTGGCCCCAAGTTTTTGCTTCCCTACGATGAAGACAGGGGAGCCGTGTGTAGCATTTATGCTAGAACGCCCGATAAGTGTCCGCTGCAACATATTGTTTCGGACATTGGCAAGCTGGTTACACGGGCTGAGGGTATGGGGCGCAGCGCGTAG
- a CDS encoding MltA domain-containing protein, with the protein MLRLLLLLAVTMALFACAKQAPPPVVERTLPPVGFESPEFFVSNLIPASQDLTSWKDMAPSVRKSLRYVNSKPKDAIAVQRPGLTVTWGDLSRTLERLQELLPRLDKEPELLLANFRWAEVTGGINYSGYYEPAVPASRTRKPGYTQAIYGLPPDLNKVIAKRGQYYDRRTIEEKQVLAGKGLELAWAADPVDVFFLEIQGSGRLIFDDGTQAYVNYAGQNGHKYKSSGRIMREKGLLRRGDIFEQREWFKNNPGRVREILNDNPSYVFFKYGMRGPTGAMGYQVDDWLTLATDRGFIPLGSIVAYGVNIPDETKGKMPLRGIGLAQDVGGAIKRNRIDIFCGGDQRANYVASHLDAKGPAWVLLAR; encoded by the coding sequence ATGTTGCGCCTGTTGCTTCTGCTGGCGGTTACAATGGCTTTGTTTGCCTGCGCCAAGCAGGCCCCACCGCCAGTGGTGGAAAGAACCCTGCCGCCGGTGGGGTTTGAAAGCCCGGAATTTTTTGTGAGCAATCTTATTCCTGCCAGTCAGGATCTGACAAGCTGGAAGGATATGGCCCCCAGTGTGCGTAAGTCGCTGCGTTACGTCAACAGCAAGCCCAAGGACGCCATCGCTGTGCAGCGCCCCGGCCTGACCGTGACGTGGGGCGACCTGTCGCGTACGCTTGAGCGTTTGCAGGAACTTTTGCCCCGGCTGGACAAAGAACCGGAGCTGCTGCTGGCAAACTTTCGCTGGGCGGAAGTGACGGGCGGCATCAACTATTCCGGTTACTACGAGCCTGCCGTCCCCGCCAGCCGTACCCGCAAACCGGGGTACACCCAGGCCATCTATGGCCTGCCCCCGGATCTGAACAAGGTCATTGCCAAGCGTGGGCAGTACTATGACCGCCGCACCATCGAAGAAAAGCAGGTGCTGGCGGGCAAGGGGCTGGAACTGGCTTGGGCCGCAGACCCTGTTGACGTGTTTTTTCTTGAAATCCAAGGTTCTGGCCGCCTGATTTTTGACGACGGCACTCAAGCCTACGTTAACTACGCGGGCCAGAACGGGCACAAATACAAAAGCTCTGGCCGCATCATGCGCGAAAAAGGCCTGCTCAGGCGCGGCGATATTTTTGAACAGCGCGAGTGGTTCAAAAACAATCCCGGCCGTGTGCGCGAAATTCTCAATGATAACCCGAGCTATGTCTTCTTTAAATACGGCATGCGCGGCCCCACGGGAGCCATGGGCTACCAGGTGGACGACTGGCTGACGCTCGCAACGGATCGCGGCTTTATCCCGCTCGGCTCCATTGTGGCCTACGGCGTCAATATTCCGGATGAAACCAAGGGCAAGATGCCCCTGCGCGGCATTGGCCTTGCCCAGGACGTGGGCGGAGCCATCAAGCGTAACCGCATAGATATTTTCTGCGGCGGCGACCAGCGCGCCAACTACGTGGCAAGCCATCTGGACGCCAAGGGGCCCGCCTGGGTGCTGCTGGCGCGCTAG